In Cystobacter ferrugineus, the DNA window CACCTGGGCCGCTTCCCGGAGGAGGACGCGAGCCTCATCGACGAGGCGCTCTCCACGGAGATGGGTGCGGTGCGCGAGCTCGTGTCGCTCGGCCTCAAGGTGCGCACGGACAACCGCCTCAAGGTGCGCCAGCCGCTCTCGCGCGTGGACGTGGTGCTCGCGCGCCGCGAGCTGCGCGAGCGCGTGGCCCACTACGAGCACCTGCTCACCGACGAGCTGAACGTGCACACGGTGCGCTTCCTCGAGGCGGGCCAGGAGGCGGACGTGGTGCGCTACAAGGTCCGGCCCAACCTGCGCACCATGGGCAGCCGCCTGGGCCCCAAGCTCGCCCCGGTGCGCAAGGCCTTCGACGCCGCCGACAGCCGCCTGCTCCAGGCGGAGCTCTCCCGCGAGGGCAAGGTGGCCCTGACGGTGAACGGCGAGGCCATGGTGTTCCCCGCCGAGGAACTCGAGGTCCTCGTGGAGGCCAACGCGGGCTATGCCGCCGCGGGCTCGGGCGTGGGTGTGGTGGTGCTCCACACGGAGCTCACGGAGGCGCTCGTGGACGAGGGCCTGGTGCGCGAGCTGCTCGCCCGCGTGCAGGCGGCGCGCAAGGACCTGGCGCTCGGGTACACGGATCGCATCCGCCTGTGGGTGGACGGGGATGCACGCGTGCGCAAGGTGACCCAGGAGGCGCGGGAGCTCATCTCCCGGGAGACGCTCGCCGCGGAGCTGAACGTGGGCCCCGAGGGCTTCACCACCGAGGAGGAAGTGAGCCTCAACGGGCTGCCCGCGCGCGTGCGCGTCGAGCGGGCCTGAGACTCGGCTCTCGTCCCCGGGGTCGAGGGCCTGGCCCTGGCCCCGGGACGAGCGAGCTTCAGATCTGCGCCGCGCCACCGTCGACGAAGAGTTCGGCGCCGTTGACGAAGCTGCTGTCCTCCGAGCCGAGGAACACCGCGGTCCTGGCGACCTCGTCCGGGTCGCCCAGCCGGCCCAGGGGAATGGTGGTCGCCGTCTGCTCGAAGAACGCCCGCGCCGCCTCCTCATTCGGGGCGAGTCCATGCAGGCCGGGCGTCTTGATGGGGCCCGGGCTGATCACGTTGACGCGGATGCGGCGGTCCTTCAGATCGAGAATCCAATTGCGGGCGAAGCTGCGCACGGCGGCCTTGGTGGCGGAGTAGACGCTGAACGCCGGAGTGCCCTGGATGCCCGCCGTCGAGCCCGTGAGGATGACGGAGGCGCCGTCGCGCAGCAGCGGCAGGGCCTTCTGCACCGTGAACAGGACGCCCTTGACGTTGGTGGCGAAGGTGTCGTCGAAGTGCTTCTCGGTGATGGAGCCCAGGGGAGCGAACTCGCCCCCGCCCGCGTTGGCGAAGAGGATGTCGATGGGGGCCTGCTTCTGCTTCACCACCTCGTAGAGGCGATCGAGATCCGCCAGCTTCGAGGCATCGGCCCGGACGCCCGTGGCACTGGAGCCAATCAACTTCACCGCCGCGTCCAGTTCCGCCTGGCGGCGGCCCGTGATGAAGACGGTGGCGCCCTCGGCCGCGAACCGCTTCGCCGTGGCCAGCCCGATCCCCGAGGTACCACCCGTCACGACCGCCACCTTGCCCTGAAGTTTGTTGCTCATGGTTTTTCTCCCTGTGCTGCGGCGGCGGAGTTCGTCGTCGCGATAAGGGATATGTAGATTTGGAACGATGAATCCGATAGTTGGGCTTTTTGGGAACCTGCGTTCATTGTGAAGAACGATGAGGGCGTGATGCAGGACTTGAATGATCTGTTCTTCTTCACCGAGGTGGTGGCCAACGGGGGCTTCGCGTCGGCCGGACGGGTGCTGCGGCAACCCAAGTCGAAGCTCAGCCGCCGGGTGGCGCAGCTCGAGGAGCGGCTGGGGGTGCGGCTGATCGAGCGCTCCTCGCGCCGCTTCCGCGTCACCGACGTCGGGCAGGCCTTCTACGACCACTGCCAGAACGTGCTCATGGAGGTGAAGCGGGCCGAGGCGGCGGTGGCCGCCACCCAGGGCGAGCCCCATGGGACGGTCCGGTTCAGCAGTCCCCTGGGGCTGATGGAGCCCCTGTCGGGCATCCTCGCGCGCTTCATGGAGCGCTATCCACGGGTGAAGCTGCAGGTGGTGGCCACCAACCGGCGGGTCGATCTCATCTCCGAGCGCATCGACGTCGCGCTCCGGGTGCGCACCTCGCTCGACACCGACGCGGCGCTCACCGTGCGCAAGCTCGCCCGGAGCCGCCGCATCCTCGTGGCGAGCCCCACATGGGCCGAGCGCCTGGGTGGCACGCAGGACGTGGAGACGCTCGCCTCGGTGCCGACCCTGAGCGCGACGGAGCAGCCAGGCCAGGACGTCTGGGAACTCATTGGCCCCGAGCAGCGGACGATCGCCATCCGCCACGAGCCGCGGTTGGCCTGTGGGGATTTCCAGGCCCTGCGGGAGGCGGCGCTCGCCGGGCTGGGCGTGTCCCTGCTGCCCGACCATACCTGCGTGCTCGACCTGCGCTCCGGCCGACTCGTCCAGGTGTTTCCGGACTGGCATGCCCCGGACGGAACGGTGCACCTCGTCTTCACCAGCCGCCGGGGTCTGCCGCCGCCCGTGGGCGTGTTGATCGATTATCTCGCCGAGCACCTTCGCGACGCGTTGATGCTGGAAGCGGAAACATGAACCTCCCCCTCGACCAACTCGCCCCCGCTCTCGTCTGACTCGACATCCTCTCCGCGCGCGTGCGCGTCGAGCGGGCCTGAGACTCGGCTCTCGTCCCCGGGGTCGAGGGCCCTGCCCTTGCCCCGGGGGCGGGCGCACTTCAGACCTGCGCCACGCCGCCGTCGACGAAGAGTTCGATGCCGTTGACGTAGCTGCTGTCCTCCGAGGCGAGGAACACCGCCACCTTGGCCATCTCGTCGGGGTCCGCCATCCGGCCCATCGGGACGATGGCGGCGAACTGCTCGTAGACCGCCCGCGCGTGCTCCTCACCCCCGGCGAGGGTGTGGAGGGTGAGGCTTCCGGGCGTCCGGGTGGTGCCCGGACTGAGGACGTTGACGCGGATGGGGCGACCCTTCAGATCGAGGATCCAGTTGCGGGCGAAGTTGCGCACGGCGGCCTTGGTCGCGCTGTAGACGCTGAACGCCGGAGTGGCCATGACGCTCGTCGTCGAGCCGTTGATGATGATGGAGGCCCCCTCGCGCAGCAGGGGCAGGGCCTTCTGGACCGTGAACAGGACGCCCTTGACGTTGGTGTTGAAGATGTCGTCGAAGTGCTCCTCCGTGATGGAGCCCAGGGCGGCGAACCCCGCCGTGCCCGCATTGGCGAAGACGATGTCCACGGCGTCCGCCTTCTGTTTCACCACCTCGTAGAGCCGATCGAGGTCGGCCAGTTTGGACACGTCGCCCTGGATCCCCGTGGCCAGGGGACCGATCTCCTTCACCGCGGCGTCCAGCTCCGCCTGACGACGGCCCGTGATGAAGACCCTGGCGCCCTCGGCGGCGAAACGCTTCGCCGTGGCGAGGCCAATTCCCGAATTCCCACCCGTCACCACGGCCACCTTGCCCTGCAGCTTGTTGCTCATCGTCGTGTCTCCCAGTTGTCGGCGGAGGAAGTTCATCGCCAACGAGAGGGATCTAATTTGGAACGATTGGCTCGAAAGGTGGATTTCATGGGAACCTGCGTTCCAGAAACGAAACGATGAGGGCTCGATGCGGGACTTGAATGACATGTTCTTCTTCACCGAGGTCGTCGCGCACGGAGGCTTCGCGCCGGCGGGACGTGTGCTGCGGCAGCCCAAATCGAAGCTCAGCCGCCGGGTGGCGCGGCTCGAGCAGAGCCTCGGGGTGCGGCTGATCGAACGCTCCTCGCGCCGCTTCCGGGTCACCGACATCGGGCTGGCCTTCTACGACCACTGCCAGAGCGTGATGGCGGAAGTGAACCGGGCCAGGGCCGTGGTGGCCGCCACCCAGGGCGAGCCGCATGGAACGGTCCGGTTCAACTGTCCCCAGGGCCTGATGGATTTCCTGGGATGCCATCTCGTCCGCTTCATGGAGCTCTACCCCCGGGTGAACCTGCAGGTGGTGGCCACCAACCGGCGAGTCGATCTCATCGCCGAGCGCATCGACCTCGCGCTGCGCGTGAGCCCCTCGCTCGACATCGACGCGTCATTCACCGTGCGCAAGCTCACCCAGAGCAACTGCATCCTCGTCGCGGCTCCGGCATGGGCCGACCGCCTCCGCGATGAGCGGAACGTGGAGCAACTGGCGTCGGTCCCCACCCTGAGCATCAACGAACGGGAAGGGCAGGACACCTGGGCGTTCCTTGGACCCGAGCAGCGGACCTTCACCCTCCACCACATGCCCCGCCTGTCGTGTGGGGATTGCCAGGCCGTCCGGGGAGCGGCGATCGCCGGAATGGGGGTCGCCCTGTTGCCCGAAGCGCTCTGCGGCCCCGCCCTGCGCTCCGGCCAGCTCGTCCGGGTGTTTCCGGACTGGCACACCCAGGAGGGAATGATCTACCTCGTCTTCACCAGCCGTCGGGGCCTTCCGCCCCCGGTGTCCGCGTTGATCGAGTACCTGGCGGAGCATGTTCGGGATCCCTTGCTCATGGGGACAACGTCCTGAGAGGGAGACACCGGGGCGGCGATCGGCCATCGATTCCACCCGCCCCTCCGTCGCGCGGCCCTCTACACTGGCGGCGCGATGCAGAACATGAGTCTCCCCCTCGCCCAGCTCACCCCCGCGCTCGTCTGGCTCAACATCATCGGTATCGCGGTGTTCGCCGCCTCGGGCGCGCTCGCCGCGGCCCGGCGCCAACAGAACCTCGTCACGTTCGCCTTCTTCGCCGCCATCACCAGCACGGGCGGCGGCACCGTGAGGGATCTGCTCCTCGGCGCCCCCGTCTTCTGGATGCATGACTCGGGCGCGATCGCGGTCAGTCTGGGCATGGCGGTCCTGGTCTGGGTCACGCCCTCATGGCTGTGGCGGGGCAAGGCGCTCGACTGGTTCGACGCGATCGGCCTCGCCGCCTATGCCGTCTATGGCGCCGCCAAGGCACGCAGCCTGGGCATCCCCGCCCTGCCCGCCGTGGTGATGGGTGTCGTCACCGCCTGCATGGGGGGCATCATCCGCGACGTGCTGGCGGGTGAGCCGTCCATCCTCCTGCGTCCGGAGATCTACGTCACCGCCGCCGCGCTCGCCGCCGCGCTGTACGTCGGGCTCGGCTCCCTGGGCCTGCCCATGCCACTGGCCGCCGGCATCGCGGCCACCGCCGGCTTCATCCTGCGGGCGCTCGCCATCACCCGGGGGCTCTCCCTCCCCCTCTATCGAGGTTGAACACCGTGCGCCTCGTTCCACGTGGGTGGCCTTCCGGTGGGCTCTGGAGCCACCCGGACTTCCTGAGGCTCTGGGGCGCGCAGTGCGTCAGCGCGTTCGGCAGCCGCATCACCCGCACCGCCCTGCCCATCCTCGCCCTGCTCACGCTCCAGGCGACACCCACCGAGATCGCCATCCTCTCGGCGCTCGGGGTCGCGCCCGGTCTGCTCGTGGGGCTGTTCATGGGGGGGCGCGTCGATCGAACCGCCAAACGGCCACTCCTCATCGGCGCCGATCTCGTCCGTGCCCTGTTGCTCCTCACCCTGCCCCTGGCCGCGAGGTTCGGGGCCCTGTCGATGCCCCAGCTCTACCTGGTGGCGGCCGCGGTCGGAGCCGCCACGACCCTGTTCCAGATCGCCGACAACAGCTACCTGCCCACGCTCGTGGACAAGGCGCTGCTGGTGGAGGCCAATGCCCGGCTGGAAGCCTCGGAGTCCGTCGCGGAGGCGGCCGGGCCGGGACTGGCGGGCGTGATGGTGCAGTGGCTGACGGCGCCGGTGGCGATCGGGGTGGACGCGCTGTCCTATGTCTGGTCGGCCCTGTGGCTCGGCCGGATCCGGACCCCCGAGCAACCCGCGGCGGCCACCGAGGCGCACACCAGCGTCCTCGGCGACATCGTGACGGGCTTTCGCGCCTGCCTCTCCCATCCGTTGATCCGTCCGGTGTTGATCGCGGAGGCCGTCATGTACTTCTTCGGCGGCTTCTTCCTCTCGCTCTACATGATCTTCACGCTGGAGACGCTGGGCCTGACGCCCGCCACCGTGGGCGTCATCATCGGCGTGGGAGGAGTGGGCTCCTTCGTGGGGGCGTTGATCGCGCGGCCCATGCTGCGCCGGGGCTTGGGCCCCGCGATGGGCTTCTCGCTGCTCGTGGGACAAGGCGCGAACCTGCTGATTCCCCTCGCGCGGGAGGCGGGAGCGTGGAGCATCCCCCTGCTCGTCCTGCAGCAGTTGCTCGGGGATGCCCTGCTCGGCGCGTACGTGATCCACGCGCTCAGCCTGCGGCAGTGGGTCATGGCCTCCGAGGTGCTGGGCCGCGCCAACGCGACCTTCCACGTGGTGACCGGACTGCTGCTGTCCCTGGGGGCGTTGCTGGCGGGACCCCTGGCGGGCGTGCTCGGGATGGTGCCCACCCTGTGGATCGCCGCGGGGGGCGGCCTGCTCGCCGTCCCCTTGCTGCTGGGCCGCTCCCCGCTCTCCTGGCGGGATTAGCGCTTGTACGTATCCACCGCCTCGCGGCCCACCGCGGGGTCATCGGTGAAGAAGCCATCGATGCCGGCATCGAGGTACGCCTGGATCTCCTTGATGGCGCCGGCCTCGTTGTGCGTGGAGTCCGGACCCGAGGCCTTGAGCGGAGCGGGCAGGAAGCTGTTCTCCGGGCGGAAGGTGTAGGGGTGCACGATCAGGTTGGCCGCGTGGGCGTTGCGCACGAGGCTGCTGGGCTTCAGGAAGGCGCCCGTGTTGGCGTCCACGTCGATGATGCTGCGCTTGTAGGGCCCGACTCCTTGCGCGTAGGTGGCGATCTCCTTCATGCCCGCCTCGGTCATCAGGTCGGCGTAGGTGCGCGCGTCCTTGGCGACGACGAAGTCATAGGGCTGCAAGGACGCCTCCTCCATCAACTGCACGAGCTTCCAGTTGGGCTGCGAGGTCCCGATCTTCGCGCGGATGTCCTTGAGGTTGGCCACCTCGAAGGACTGGATGTAGACGGTGGCGGTGGTGCGGGTGAAGTCATCCGCGCGCAGCGCCTCGATGAGCTTGTCCTCCAGCGGCAGGTTCACGGACTGGAAGTAGGTGGGGTGCTTGGTCTCCGCGTAGAGGTGGATGGTGCGGCCGGAGCTCTGGGACAGCTCCTTGGCGAGCGCGATCACCTCGGCGAGCGTGGGGATCTCGTACTGGTCGTCATACTGGGTGTTGCCCGGGCGCACGGCGGGAATCCGCTCACGCGCGCGCAGCTCCTTGAGCTCCTCCAGGGTGAAGTCCTCGGTGAACCACCCGGTGAGCGGCTTGCCGTCGATCATCTTCGTGGTCTTGCGCGAGGCGAACTTCTCCACCGCCGCCACGTTGGTGGTGCCGGAGATCTCGTTCTCGTGACGGGCCACGAGCACGCCGTCCTTGGTGGACACGAGGTCCGGCTCGATGATGTCCGCGCCGTCCTCGACGGCCTTGCGGTAGCTGGCCAGGGTGTGCTCCGGGCGCAGGGCGCTGGCGCCGCGGTGGCCCACCACGAGGAGCTTGTCGGCGAGCGCGGGCGTCCGGTCGTCACAGCCCGTCAGCGCGAGCGCGCCGGCCAGGGCGAGCGGCAGCACGGCGGACAGACGGCGAGAGGAACGCGAAGAAGTGCGAGAGGTGGAATGCAGGTGCACGGATGTCTCCCAGTCAGGGGACGCGTCACGTCCCGAGAGGTCCGGGCACATAACATTGGAGGGTGACAGCCCGATGAAAACGGGCGTCAGACGCCCGAGGACACCGGAGTGGGCTCGGGGCGCGGCTGCTCGCCACTGGCCTCCGGGCCGGCCTTGCGCGGGGGAAACCCGATGCTCCAGCGGAAGAGCGGATGATCCTTGAGCAGCAGGTAGATGACCCAGGGGCCGAGCAGTCCCATCGTCCAGCCGACCACGAGGTGCACCGCCAGCGGCATGCCCGGAGACAGGTGCTCGAGCACCATGCGCGTGCCCGACACGAAGTAGATGTGGAAGAGGTAGAAGAGCATGCTGATGGAGCCCACGGTGGCGAAGCGGCCGCGCAGGACCTTCCACACCACGCCTCCCTCACGCGCCCGGCTGCCCAGGAAGACCGAGAGCGAGATCAGCAGGCAGAAGCCCAGCGGCCCGTTGATGACGCACACCCACTCGTAGTCGGGCAGCCCCGCGTACACGGCCACCATCACGGAGGCGAGCCCCAGGGACACCAGGAGCTGCCGCGGCACCGAGAGCCGTGAGAGGAATTGGCAGGTGCCCGCCATGGCCGGCTGGATGAAGAGGCCCAGGCCGAAGAAACGGTTCCAGTACGTCACCAGGGACACGTACTCGCCCAGCACCGACGGCGTGGCACCCACCCACGCCACCAGGGCGGCATGCATCACGATGGCGGCGCCCAGGTAGATCAGGGAGGCCCAGCGGCCGAGCCGTGGCGCGGCGAAACGCCGGAAGATCCAGCTCAGCAGGGTGCACCACACCAGCACGTGCACGAACCAGAAGATGGCGTACACGGGGAACCACGCCGTGGGCACGCGCGCGAGCAGCTCCCCCCACGCCCTCATCCCATGGGGAAGGCCCGCCGACAGCTCCTGCATGAGCAGCAGCATGGGCGCCCAGATGAGCATCGGGACGACGAGCTTATCCAGCTTCTTGCGCAAAAAGCCGAACAGCGACCGGTTCACCCGCCCGAAGGCGCTCACGGCCACACCCGCCGCGATCAACATCACGGCCATATTGAAGCTGTGGATGAAGTCGTAGGTGATGCGCAGATCCACCCGTCCCGGGACGAAGAGCTTGCGCACCCCGTGCTGGTCATCCACGCCCAGTACGTGCACGAGGACCACCAGTGCGATGCCAAAACCTCGCATACAGAACAAATCACCGGAAATCGACTGGTTCTCCGTCCGCTCTCCCTGCAATCCTCTCTCTCCCATGGAAAACCTCGACAAGGCCGAAAGGGATGCACTTCCCGCGGACCGCCAACACTCCGGGTATCTACCACCGTCCAGGTGATTCTGACCTGGAATCGGGCCCCGAACAACAGGGGCTGTCCCGAGTGAGGGGAGAGCAGGCGAGAGAGCGGAGATTCATCGCCGGCGCCAGTTCATCACCCGCGCGAGCAACACGGTGCCAAAGACAAGCACGGTGAAGGCGGCCGTGTAGCCCAGGAAGATGAGCCAGCCGGTGGTGGCGCCCGGAATCCCCACCGAGGGGCTCATGTCTTGGAACTGCGCGCCGGAGAAGAAGCCGCAGGCGAGGCTCACCGGCAGGAAGACGAAGACGAGCAGGCCCACCATGCGATCGAACTGATCGCGCTTGTACTGATCCAGCTCGGCCGCCTGGTCCCGCATGGACGTCACCGTTTCCTGCAGGCCGTGCAGCGAGTGCCAGGCGAGGTAGCGCGCGTTGACGTCGGGGTCCTCGCTCACGCGCGTGTGCCAGAGCGAGTTGGTGAAGAGCATCACGTCGGAGCGCACGCTGCGTGCGGGCCGCAGGCTCTGCCAGCGCGAAGTGCGGTAGCGCTGCTCCACCTCGGCCATGCGCCGGCTGATCTCGAAGGCCGAGTAGCGCTGGCCCAGGGTGAGCAGGAAGAGGAAGAAGTCGCGGTCACACGCGAGCGGCCCCCGCTCCTCCTCCTCGAGGAGGAATTCGATCCGCGCGCCCCCCGTGGACGTCAGCCAGTGCTCGGTCTCCCCGGCGGCGTCGCGCAGCACGCGCCGGCTCTCGGCGGCGGCCTCCGAGGGGAGCTTCTCCAGGGTGGGCCGCGTCCCGGAGGCGAGCGCGTGGAAGAGCCCCTGCATGGAGCGCGAGTCATCCAGCATGGACGAGCGGCCACGCGAGACGCGGTAGGCGCCATAGACGAGCCAACGCTCGGGGCCGAGAGGCGCCAGCCACGGCGCGAGCGCGCGCAGCGGCTCCAACTCCCACAGCTCGCGGCTCTCGACGAGCTCCGCCTGCTCCTGGGCCAGCGCGTACAACGAGGTGGCCTCGGCCCGGGGCCGCTCCACCCACACGGCGACGAGCCGGTTGGGGTAGACGGAGACGTGGACGGTGTGGCCCCCGGCGGGCTTCTCGTAGTGCAGCACGTCCGCCTCTTCCGTGGCGCCGAGGAAGGAGAGGACCACGGCGGGGTGGAAGGTGGCGCCCTGGCTGGAGAGATCCCTCCGTTGGAAGCCCCGGGACACGAGCTCCGCGCCCGGCACGGGCCCGCGCCACAGGAAGGGCCGGGCGAAGAGGGTGTGGGCCCGGAGGACATGGACGTGGCGGCCCACGTTGAAGCGGCTCCAGAGCGTCTCCCACAGCTCGCGGCGCGACAGCCGGGTGCCCGAGTAGGGGCCCGCCACCATCGTCGCGCGGCCGGTGGGGCTCGCGTAGCCATCCGAGTACCACGGGTCCGAGTAGTCGTTGGGCTGGCGCTCGAAGCGCCGTCCGCGCTTGCGCGGGGTGCCATCCGGCAGCCGTGGCCCCTCGAGCTCGTCCAGCGCGCCCGCCAGGTCTCCCAGGGTGCCCGCGCGCTCGGGGGTGAGGGAGAAGGAGTGCCAGGCCCGGGACTGCTCGGGCCGGGCGATGTGGATGGCCATGAAGTCGAAGCCCTGGCCGTAGTGGGTGTTCTCCGTGTCGTTGCGCGCGAGCAGCCGCAGGACGGTGACGTCCTGGAAGGAGGACAGGAAGAGCGCGTCCACGCGCCGCATGGGCCCGTCCTCCGCGTCTCCCAGGGGAATGTCGAGCTGCACGCGTTGGGCGCGCGACAGCTCGGCGCGGTAGAGCAGCTCGTCCGCCTTGAGGCGCCGGGAGACGGCCGGGGGGATGCGCGCCGGGGGCAGGCGCATGAGCTCCTCGGGCGCGCGCGCCGACTCCAGCACGGAGGCCATGAGCTCCAGCACCTCGCGCGAGGGCCGGGCCGTCGGCGAGGGCCAGAGCTTCACGGCCGCGTAGAACACGGTGCCCAGCGCGCACTCGTACTCGCCCACCGTCTCGGTATGGCCCTGCTCCCACTCGCCCACGTAGTCGGCGAGCACCTCGACGCCCTCGGGCCAGGCGCCGTGCAAGAGCCGCCAGGCGACGAGCAACGTGGCGCACACGACGTCGAGGGTGTGCTCGTGGACGCGCAACGTGAGGGGGGCGGACGGCGCGTCGGCGGAGGACTCCCGGAGCTGTCGGGACAGGGCGTCGAGCGGCTCGGCGGAGAGGAGGACCGTGGCCGTGGTGGAGCGCACCGCGCGCCGGGTCCACTGGGGGAGCTTCCACGCCAACATGCGCGGGTGCTCGGGCAGGGCCTCGCCGCGCGAGCCCACGCTGATGAAGAGCTCACGCGCCCCGGGCTCCAGGCCGGGAGGGGGTTTCTCGGTGGTCCATGCCACCTGCTCCTCGCGCAGGAGCCACTCCACGACCTGCCTCGACTTCACATCCATGGAGCGCCTTATAGACGCTATCCCGGCTCCCGCGTGGGGGTGAGACGCAGGACGGAACGTTCCTCGGGATCCGAGAACGCCTCGTCCGCGGCCCGCTGGCGCAACCGCTCCAGGGCGCGCCGCTGCTGCTCGGCCCGGTGGATGTGGACCGTGAAATCGAAGCGGCCCAGGCGCTCGTCCTTGCCGGCCAACCCCCGGAGGGTGCGCCACATGGACAGGCGCCCCTCGGTGCCCAGGCAGAGCAATTCCAGCTCCTCCAGACGGCTCAAGGGGGAGTAGCCCAGGATCCGTCCGTTGAGCTTGAGCCGCTCGAACTTCTCGCCCACCCAGGCCGCGCCCTGCTTGAACGGGTCGAGCTTGAAGCCCAGCGCCCGCATCACGTTCTTCAAGGTGGCGCGATCCGCCTGGAGCTCCTCGATGAGGGACGCGAGGTACTCCCCCACCGCGTTGCCCTCGTTCTCCGCGCGGGCGCGCTTCGCCAGCTCCAGGCCGCCCACGGAGCCCATCAGGTGATCGTTCAGATAGATGCGCAGAAGGTCCAGGTTCACGCCGCTCTCCCCGTCTTCGCCCGCGTTGCGGGGGGAAGGTCGGCATGATCGGCCTGGAGTGCAGCGCTCCCCGGCAAGACGCCCGGAGAGCGGGCGGCGCGGCGAGCGCTCGAAGGCCCTACTGGGCGGCGTCCGGGTAGCGGAAGGAGATGGGCAGCTTCACGTCCGGGTGCAGGCTGCGGGACACCGGGCAGCCGTGCGCCACCTCCTCCAGCCGGGCGCGGTGCGCGGCGGAGAGCCCCGCGGGCATCTCCACCTCCAGCACCAGCTCGCCGATGCGGCGCGGCGGGGGCGTCATGCGCTTCTCCACCCGGGCGCGGGCATCACCCAGGGGGATGTTCTCACGCGAGGCGGCCAGGGCCATGGTGGTGAGCACGCACGAGGCGAGCGCCGCGCCCACCAGATCCGTGGGCGAGAAGGACATGCCCGTGCCGCCGTTGTCCTTGGGGGCCTCGGTGGTGATGCGCGAGCCGGACGGCCCGTGCTCCAGCTTGCAGTGGAAGCCGGACGAGGACTCGACGGACATCACGACGCCGGTGGGGGAAGAGGGCTGGCTCATGGTCATGGCTCCTGGGTTTGCGTGGGGAGGAACGGCTAGCGCACGTACGTCTCGTGCTCCTCCGGGTTGGGCTTGGCGTCGTCGGGGCTCCACTCGATCGTCTTGAGCAGGGACTTGTGGCGCTTCTTCACGTCCTTGTCGAGGAAGGCCACCGCCTCCTGCATCACGTCCATCAACCGGCGCGGCTTGCGCTTCATCTTCGTGTCGCTCAAGAGCGCGTGGGTGAGCCACGGGAAGACGGCGGTGACGTCGGTGTGCACGTACATGGAGCCCACCTCCACGGCCTCCATGGACACCTTGCCC includes these proteins:
- a CDS encoding SDR family NAD(P)-dependent oxidoreductase, coding for MSNKLQGKVAVVTGGTSGIGLATAKRFAAEGATVFITGRRQAELDAAVKLIGSSATGVRADASKLADLDRLYEVVKQKQAPIDILFANAGGGEFAPLGSITEKHFDDTFATNVKGVLFTVQKALPLLRDGASVILTGSTAGIQGTPAFSVYSATKAAVRSFARNWILDLKDRRIRVNVISPGPIKTPGLHGLAPNEEAARAFFEQTATTIPLGRLGDPDEVARTAVFLGSEDSSFVNGAELFVDGGAAQI
- a CDS encoding trimeric intracellular cation channel family protein is translated as MSLPLAQLTPALVWLNIIGIAVFAASGALAAARRQQNLVTFAFFAAITSTGGGTVRDLLLGAPVFWMHDSGAIAVSLGMAVLVWVTPSWLWRGKALDWFDAIGLAAYAVYGAAKARSLGIPALPAVVMGVVTACMGGIIRDVLAGEPSILLRPEIYVTAAALAAALYVGLGSLGLPMPLAAGIAATAGFILRALAITRGLSLPLYRG
- a CDS encoding SDR family oxidoreductase produces the protein MSNKLQGKVAVVTGGNSGIGLATAKRFAAEGARVFITGRRQAELDAAVKEIGPLATGIQGDVSKLADLDRLYEVVKQKADAVDIVFANAGTAGFAALGSITEEHFDDIFNTNVKGVLFTVQKALPLLREGASIIINGSTTSVMATPAFSVYSATKAAVRNFARNWILDLKGRPIRVNVLSPGTTRTPGSLTLHTLAGGEEHARAVYEQFAAIVPMGRMADPDEMAKVAVFLASEDSSYVNGIELFVDGGVAQV
- a CDS encoding OsmC family protein, with product MSQPSSPTGVVMSVESSSGFHCKLEHGPSGSRITTEAPKDNGGTGMSFSPTDLVGAALASCVLTTMALAASRENIPLGDARARVEKRMTPPPRRIGELVLEVEMPAGLSAAHRARLEEVAHGCPVSRSLHPDVKLPISFRYPDAAQ
- a CDS encoding LysR substrate-binding domain-containing protein; this translates as MRDLNDMFFFTEVVAHGGFAPAGRVLRQPKSKLSRRVARLEQSLGVRLIERSSRRFRVTDIGLAFYDHCQSVMAEVNRARAVVAATQGEPHGTVRFNCPQGLMDFLGCHLVRFMELYPRVNLQVVATNRRVDLIAERIDLALRVSPSLDIDASFTVRKLTQSNCILVAAPAWADRLRDERNVEQLASVPTLSINEREGQDTWAFLGPEQRTFTLHHMPRLSCGDCQAVRGAAIAGMGVALLPEALCGPALRSGQLVRVFPDWHTQEGMIYLVFTSRRGLPPPVSALIEYLAEHVRDPLLMGTTS
- a CDS encoding LysR substrate-binding domain-containing protein encodes the protein MKNDEGVMQDLNDLFFFTEVVANGGFASAGRVLRQPKSKLSRRVAQLEERLGVRLIERSSRRFRVTDVGQAFYDHCQNVLMEVKRAEAAVAATQGEPHGTVRFSSPLGLMEPLSGILARFMERYPRVKLQVVATNRRVDLISERIDVALRVRTSLDTDAALTVRKLARSRRILVASPTWAERLGGTQDVETLASVPTLSATEQPGQDVWELIGPEQRTIAIRHEPRLACGDFQALREAALAGLGVSLLPDHTCVLDLRSGRLVQVFPDWHAPDGTVHLVFTSRRGLPPPVGVLIDYLAEHLRDALMLEAET
- a CDS encoding acyltransferase family protein yields the protein MGERGLQGERTENQSISGDLFCMRGFGIALVVLVHVLGVDDQHGVRKLFVPGRVDLRITYDFIHSFNMAVMLIAAGVAVSAFGRVNRSLFGFLRKKLDKLVVPMLIWAPMLLLMQELSAGLPHGMRAWGELLARVPTAWFPVYAIFWFVHVLVWCTLLSWIFRRFAAPRLGRWASLIYLGAAIVMHAALVAWVGATPSVLGEYVSLVTYWNRFFGLGLFIQPAMAGTCQFLSRLSVPRQLLVSLGLASVMVAVYAGLPDYEWVCVINGPLGFCLLISLSVFLGSRAREGGVVWKVLRGRFATVGSISMLFYLFHIYFVSGTRMVLEHLSPGMPLAVHLVVGWTMGLLGPWVIYLLLKDHPLFRWSIGFPPRKAGPEASGEQPRPEPTPVSSGV
- a CDS encoding glycerophosphodiester phosphodiesterase, translating into MHLHSTSRTSSRSSRRLSAVLPLALAGALALTGCDDRTPALADKLLVVGHRGASALRPEHTLASYRKAVEDGADIIEPDLVSTKDGVLVARHENEISGTTNVAAVEKFASRKTTKMIDGKPLTGWFTEDFTLEELKELRARERIPAVRPGNTQYDDQYEIPTLAEVIALAKELSQSSGRTIHLYAETKHPTYFQSVNLPLEDKLIEALRADDFTRTTATVYIQSFEVANLKDIRAKIGTSQPNWKLVQLMEEASLQPYDFVVAKDARTYADLMTEAGMKEIATYAQGVGPYKRSIIDVDANTGAFLKPSSLVRNAHAANLIVHPYTFRPENSFLPAPLKASGPDSTHNEAGAIKEIQAYLDAGIDGFFTDDPAVGREAVDTYKR
- a CDS encoding MFS transporter, whose amino-acid sequence is MRLVPRGWPSGGLWSHPDFLRLWGAQCVSAFGSRITRTALPILALLTLQATPTEIAILSALGVAPGLLVGLFMGGRVDRTAKRPLLIGADLVRALLLLTLPLAARFGALSMPQLYLVAAAVGAATTLFQIADNSYLPTLVDKALLVEANARLEASESVAEAAGPGLAGVMVQWLTAPVAIGVDALSYVWSALWLGRIRTPEQPAAATEAHTSVLGDIVTGFRACLSHPLIRPVLIAEAVMYFFGGFFLSLYMIFTLETLGLTPATVGVIIGVGGVGSFVGALIARPMLRRGLGPAMGFSLLVGQGANLLIPLAREAGAWSIPLLVLQQLLGDALLGAYVIHALSLRQWVMASEVLGRANATFHVVTGLLLSLGALLAGPLAGVLGMVPTLWIAAGGGLLAVPLLLGRSPLSWRD